Proteins encoded in a region of the Flavobacterium sp. MDT1-60 genome:
- a CDS encoding TonB-dependent receptor, with the protein MKKLMTNFIHWNANHRAVPLILFLLLSNFITAQVKVSGTVSDEKGLSIPGANISAVGLKTTVSTDFDGKYTIDVPANSTLLFSFIGFDTQKIVVAGKTTINVVLKSNVEDLKDVVVIGYGTQKRKDVNSAISSISSKDMENLKVASFDQMMQGKAAGVVVNSNSGEPGSNVSVRIRGVSSLTGTNEPLYVIDGVPISGDARNSSTSGRNAQGNSNFSNNGNITQSPLALINPSDIESIDILKDASATAIYGSRGANGVVIVTTKSGKKGTGKLTFENSYSISNLPKKLHSMNLQEYATHQNALSDVYDPSSKRPEFAHPELLGKGTDWQDAIYETGIMTSNQLSFSGGKEGINYYISGGVLNQEGIVIESGFKRYNVRSNIDTRVNKFIKVGVNISGALTDEKLTLNGQFNGVVATSLLATPDVAVRELSGAFSGPPAGGNTSFVNPVATSLLGSNTLVRKNYSGNFYTQIDIVKGLEYRFEAGGYMYDNLGQRFDPMYSLGNAVKSFANLYYSPSSGNSWNLKNMLTYRNTIGKHNFTILAVQESNRAHWEGYTITGEGYKDNNDKSLAASDLPNAITSGVYSGTQTLASYLGRVVYDFGDKYSVSGAVRTDGSSKFFVGNKWGVFSSASGSWKLSNEDFMEGTRKYVDNIKIRVGWGQTGNNQIGNNLYDSNLHLVNSSMGTSYLPSNTPNKNLKWETQDQTNIGLDFTMFESKLTASLDLYKKVSKNFLYQVPLPNFLSGGGDYEGGVNPPYFNLGSMQNKGIEFTVGYTEKFSNNFSWNGSLNFTKYVNEVTNMAGLNIVKTMGTLAYNTVTVSRTTEDLPIGSFLGYEALGIYRTDEDLTTYGHTNATGTKVVLKNGTNSLLPEFQKGDVIYKDLNNDGIIDQNDLKAIGNPNPKFTYGFTNNFKYKNVDLSIFLQGTAGNKLMNLTRLSGTLNSGTGTNYLTEAADFYSASNINGSLPRPSTYDNINNAVSSRIIEDGSYLRIQNVTLGYSLPLDMISKLSLSRLRIYASGQNLFTFTKYKGYDPEVGAYNQDALLSGVDNGRYPVPRQITFGFNVEF; encoded by the coding sequence ATGAAAAAACTAATGACTAACTTTATTCATTGGAATGCTAACCACAGAGCAGTTCCTTTGATTTTATTCTTGTTACTGAGTAATTTTATTACGGCTCAGGTAAAGGTTTCGGGAACCGTTTCTGATGAGAAGGGGCTTTCTATTCCAGGTGCAAATATTTCGGCTGTCGGATTGAAAACAACAGTTTCAACCGATTTTGATGGTAAGTATACTATCGATGTTCCTGCAAATTCAACTTTGCTATTTTCATTTATTGGTTTCGATACGCAAAAGATAGTCGTAGCCGGAAAAACAACTATAAACGTAGTTTTAAAATCTAATGTAGAAGATTTAAAAGATGTGGTTGTAATTGGTTACGGTACCCAAAAAAGAAAGGACGTAAATAGTGCAATTTCCAGCATTAGTTCCAAAGATATGGAAAATTTAAAAGTTGCTTCATTTGACCAGATGATGCAAGGTAAGGCTGCCGGAGTTGTGGTAAACAGTAACTCAGGCGAGCCGGGAAGTAACGTTTCAGTTAGAATTAGAGGGGTTTCGTCTCTGACTGGTACAAATGAACCCTTGTATGTAATTGACGGTGTGCCAATTTCTGGGGATGCCCGTAATTCATCTACTTCTGGACGAAATGCACAAGGAAATAGCAATTTCTCTAATAATGGTAATATTACGCAGAGTCCGTTAGCTCTTATTAATCCTAGTGATATTGAATCGATTGATATTTTGAAAGATGCTTCAGCTACAGCGATTTATGGTTCACGTGGAGCGAACGGGGTTGTAATTGTTACTACAAAATCAGGTAAAAAAGGAACTGGAAAATTGACTTTCGAAAATTCTTATTCTATAAGCAATTTGCCGAAAAAATTGCATTCTATGAATTTGCAAGAATATGCAACTCATCAAAATGCTTTGTCTGATGTTTATGATCCGTCGTCAAAACGTCCTGAATTTGCTCATCCGGAACTTTTAGGAAAAGGTACTGATTGGCAGGACGCTATTTATGAAACTGGAATTATGACTTCGAACCAATTGTCTTTTTCAGGTGGTAAAGAGGGAATTAACTATTATATTTCTGGTGGCGTTTTGAATCAGGAAGGTATCGTAATTGAATCAGGATTTAAAAGATACAATGTTAGATCTAATATTGATACAAGAGTTAATAAATTCATTAAAGTTGGAGTAAACATTAGCGGAGCGCTTACAGATGAAAAACTTACTTTGAATGGTCAGTTTAACGGAGTTGTTGCTACTTCTTTGTTAGCTACTCCTGATGTTGCAGTTAGAGAGTTGTCTGGCGCTTTTTCCGGACCGCCAGCTGGAGGTAATACATCATTTGTAAATCCGGTAGCGACCTCTTTATTAGGCTCAAATACTTTAGTAAGAAAAAATTATTCAGGAAATTTTTATACTCAAATTGATATAGTAAAAGGTTTAGAATATCGTTTTGAAGCAGGTGGATATATGTATGACAATTTAGGACAACGATTTGATCCTATGTATTCATTGGGTAATGCAGTAAAAAGCTTTGCTAATTTATATTACAGTCCTTCAAGTGGTAATTCATGGAACTTAAAAAATATGCTTACTTATAGAAATACTATTGGTAAACACAATTTCACAATTTTAGCTGTTCAGGAATCTAACAGAGCACATTGGGAGGGTTATACTATAACAGGAGAAGGGTATAAAGATAACAATGACAAATCTCTTGCCGCTTCAGATTTACCTAATGCAATTACTAGCGGAGTGTATTCAGGAACTCAAACTTTAGCCTCTTATTTAGGAAGGGTAGTTTACGATTTTGGTGATAAATATAGCGTTTCCGGAGCTGTAAGAACTGACGGATCTTCAAAATTCTTTGTTGGAAACAAATGGGGTGTTTTTAGTTCTGCTAGTGGTTCATGGAAACTTTCTAATGAAGATTTTATGGAAGGCACTAGAAAATATGTTGACAATATTAAAATAAGAGTAGGTTGGGGACAAACAGGTAACAATCAAATTGGAAATAATTTATATGATTCAAACCTGCATTTGGTTAATAGCTCAATGGGAACTTCTTATTTGCCATCAAATACACCAAATAAAAATTTGAAATGGGAAACTCAGGATCAAACCAATATAGGATTAGATTTTACAATGTTTGAATCTAAACTTACAGCTTCATTAGATTTGTATAAAAAAGTTTCTAAAAATTTCTTGTATCAGGTTCCTTTGCCAAACTTCCTTTCTGGAGGTGGCGATTATGAAGGGGGTGTAAATCCTCCGTACTTTAATCTTGGAAGTATGCAGAATAAGGGTATAGAGTTCACAGTTGGCTACACAGAAAAATTCTCTAATAATTTTTCATGGAATGGTAGTTTGAATTTTACTAAATATGTTAATGAGGTTACTAATATGGCCGGCTTGAATATTGTGAAAACAATGGGTACTCTGGCTTATAATACTGTAACTGTATCCAGAACTACTGAAGATTTACCAATTGGTTCATTTCTTGGATATGAGGCTTTAGGGATTTATAGAACAGACGAAGATTTAACAACTTACGGTCATACAAATGCTACAGGTACAAAAGTAGTTTTGAAAAACGGAACTAATTCTTTGCTTCCGGAATTTCAAAAAGGGGATGTTATTTATAAAGATTTAAATAACGATGGTATTATTGATCAAAACGATTTGAAAGCGATTGGAAATCCAAATCCTAAATTTACTTACGGATTTACAAACAATTTTAAATACAAAAATGTTGATTTATCTATTTTCCTTCAAGGTACAGCTGGAAACAAGTTAATGAACCTGACTCGTTTGTCAGGGACTTTGAACAGTGGTACGGGCACTAATTATTTAACTGAAGCTGCAGATTTTTATTCAGCTTCAAATATTAATGGCTCTTTGCCGAGACCATCAACGTATGATAATATCAATAATGCAGTATCATCACGTATTATTGAAGACGGATCTTACTTAAGAATTCAAAACGTAACTTTAGGGTATTCTTTACCTTTAGATATGATTTCAAAACTTAGTTTATCAAGATTGAGAATTTATGCTTCCGGACAAAACCTTTTCACTTTTACAAAATACAAAGGTTATGATCCTGAGGTAGGTGCTTACAACCAGGACGCCTTGTTATCAGGAGTTGATAACGGTCGTTATCCAGTGCCTAGACAGATCACTTTTGGTTTTAATGTTGAATTTTAA
- a CDS encoding RagB/SusD family nutrient uptake outer membrane protein has protein sequence MKNIIKRGGAIAMTFIMLISTSCSQDFLDVPAEGTPTIGNYYDSDVKLDNATNGLYGLVWFNMNKSAFYGITDVISGNMYADIYNDFGKFTDLSFTNTQSFISDAWRSCFGAIANSNAYISNLPQSVGPNVSKEALNNAMGESHFIRAFSYFFLVRLFGNVPIIENNADYSQNFVIPSNPTEDVYKFIENDLKFAIANLRTKNRGSDYAANAHVSAGSAKALLAKVYLYQKKYDLARQMAQEVINSGEFKLLGGDELPTKSFADLWLQKNNNNEESIFSWQWNGAGTYFDGNFSNTLFAPENRLVETTYSGQIAPSQDLIKNVYENGDKRRIETFMLPGDFYPNLTYAQTLAVDSPKLLGYTFDIQYEAQKSGAGLKKYVIGKENLPITGPFNPPFNGESSMNSYMMRYAELLLIHAEAILGSQSGSTSDPNALKSFNAVRKRAGVAQKASISFDDIFKERRAELACEGDYYFDLGRLPFAKAKAILEAQNRGNRETEKHISISATNLLLPYPSDDLIKNPKLTEVVPYTFK, from the coding sequence ATGAAAAATATAATAAAAAGAGGCGGTGCTATTGCTATGACATTTATAATGTTAATATCAACGTCTTGTTCTCAGGATTTCTTAGACGTGCCGGCAGAAGGAACGCCAACTATCGGTAACTATTACGACTCAGATGTAAAATTAGATAATGCTACAAACGGATTATATGGTCTGGTGTGGTTTAATATGAATAAGTCAGCTTTTTACGGAATTACAGATGTTATTTCCGGTAATATGTATGCTGATATATATAATGATTTTGGAAAATTTACTGATTTGAGTTTTACCAACACCCAATCGTTTATATCTGATGCGTGGAGATCATGTTTTGGCGCTATTGCGAATTCTAATGCTTATATTAGTAATTTACCTCAAAGCGTAGGTCCAAATGTGAGCAAAGAAGCATTAAATAATGCTATGGGAGAATCACATTTTATTAGAGCTTTCTCTTATTTCTTTTTAGTAAGACTATTTGGTAATGTTCCAATTATAGAAAATAATGCTGATTATTCTCAGAATTTTGTAATACCAAGCAATCCTACTGAAGATGTTTATAAATTTATTGAAAATGATTTAAAATTTGCTATTGCAAATTTAAGAACAAAAAACAGAGGTTCTGATTACGCTGCAAACGCACACGTATCTGCCGGATCTGCTAAAGCACTTTTAGCTAAAGTTTATTTGTATCAAAAGAAATATGATTTAGCCAGACAAATGGCGCAGGAAGTTATTAATAGTGGAGAGTTTAAATTATTGGGTGGAGATGAGTTGCCTACAAAGTCTTTTGCTGATCTATGGCTGCAAAAAAACAACAATAATGAAGAGTCAATTTTTTCTTGGCAATGGAATGGTGCGGGAACTTACTTTGATGGTAACTTTTCAAATACATTATTTGCTCCCGAAAACAGATTGGTTGAAACTACTTATTCCGGTCAAATAGCACCTTCACAGGATTTAATTAAAAATGTTTATGAAAATGGTGATAAAAGAAGAATAGAGACTTTCATGTTACCTGGAGATTTTTATCCAAATCTGACTTATGCGCAAACGCTTGCTGTCGATTCTCCAAAACTTTTAGGATATACATTTGATATTCAATATGAAGCGCAAAAATCTGGTGCTGGATTGAAGAAATACGTAATCGGAAAAGAAAATTTGCCTATTACAGGTCCTTTTAATCCTCCATTCAATGGAGAAAGCAGCATGAATAGTTACATGATGCGTTATGCAGAATTATTGTTAATTCACGCAGAAGCAATTTTAGGATCGCAATCAGGAAGTACTTCTGATCCAAATGCGCTTAAATCATTTAATGCAGTGCGTAAAAGAGCTGGTGTAGCTCAAAAAGCATCTATTTCTTTTGATGATATATTCAAAGAAAGAAGAGCAGAATTAGCTTGCGAAGGAGATTACTATTTTGATCTGGGACGTTTGCCTTTTGCAAAAGCCAAAGCAATATTAGAAGCACAAAATAGAGGAAACAGAGAAACTGAAAAACATATCTCAATTTCAGCAACGAACCTTTTATTGCCTTATCCTTCAGATGATTTGATTAAAAATCCAAAATTGACAGAAGTAGTACCATATACTTTTAAATAA
- a CDS encoding IPT/TIG domain-containing protein, whose product MKNIKIVSLTACMAWMLSLMLFSSCSNDDSASSTYVGAPVIESVMPSGYNLDGSLKPLTPVTLVDPKNYYVIHGKGFLGTTKVYFNDFDTYFKPVFVTDTDIIILVDEKTPYANASNQLKVVTTKGTAVFDLTVAPPIPTFKWFNSINAAEGDVVTINGDYFLNPIVKVGTQNATVISSTLTEIKFKMPANGLDKFVSVANISGVTPSTVAVGSALYDDVMQGDAGHWMWNGSDIFDTNYKTDKTQGDSSIRFVFGGWGGADMKFNSRDVSKYKAFRVKVRSISANTDAKITFVFGGWAYQIQKSIASTWTTIEIPFSAIGNPTTFDQLTLQESGNLEVIQYLWMTWDLF is encoded by the coding sequence ATGAAAAATATAAAAATTGTTTCGTTAACAGCATGTATGGCATGGATGTTATCTTTAATGCTTTTTAGTTCCTGCTCAAATGATGATAGTGCTTCTTCTACTTATGTTGGAGCTCCGGTTATTGAGTCAGTTATGCCTTCTGGTTATAACCTGGATGGTAGTCTTAAGCCTTTAACTCCAGTAACATTGGTAGACCCTAAAAATTATTATGTCATTCACGGGAAAGGATTTCTTGGTACTACAAAGGTTTATTTTAATGATTTCGATACCTACTTTAAACCAGTATTTGTAACTGATACAGATATAATTATATTAGTAGATGAAAAAACGCCGTATGCGAATGCTTCGAATCAGTTAAAAGTTGTGACCACAAAAGGAACAGCTGTATTTGATTTAACGGTTGCGCCTCCCATACCAACATTTAAATGGTTCAATTCTATAAATGCTGCAGAAGGCGATGTTGTAACTATTAATGGAGATTATTTTCTAAATCCTATTGTAAAAGTTGGAACTCAAAATGCTACTGTTATATCTTCTACTTTAACAGAAATTAAATTTAAAATGCCAGCAAATGGTTTAGATAAATTTGTGTCAGTTGCTAATATTTCTGGTGTCACACCATCTACTGTTGCTGTTGGATCGGCATTATATGATGATGTAATGCAAGGAGATGCAGGGCATTGGATGTGGAATGGTTCAGATATATTCGATACGAATTATAAAACAGATAAGACTCAGGGAGATTCGTCAATTAGATTTGTTTTTGGTGGCTGGGGCGGAGCCGACATGAAATTTAATTCTAGAGATGTTTCAAAATATAAAGCCTTCAGAGTAAAGGTTAGAAGTATTTCTGCCAATACAGATGCTAAAATAACGTTTGTTTTTGGAGGATGGGCTTATCAAATCCAAAAATCAATTGCTTCGACGTGGACAACAATTGAAATTCCATTTTCAGCGATAGGAAACCCAACTACATTCGATCAGCTGACGCTTCAGGAATCAGGTAATTTGGAGGTAATACAATACTTATGGATGACATGGGATTTGTTTTAA
- a CDS encoding glycoside hydrolase family 27 protein, giving the protein MKRIILVIALIISGLAFSQGNTHTQGAGKFEGLAMTPPMGWNSWNTFETNIDEKLVKETADIMVSSGMAAAGYNYIVLDDGWMTKERDANGDLVPDPVKFPSGMKAVIEYVHSKGLKFGLYNCAGTQTCAGYPGTRGYEYQDARFYAKLGIDFLKYDWCNTQGITAKEAYTTMSNALKTAGKPIVFSLCEWGDNQPWEWGKPVGNLWRISGDIYPCFDCEYKHVEGNWSSWGFMKIIEMRKDIRKYSGPDHWNDFDMMEVGDGMTNIEDKSHFAMWCMMASPLITGNDFRKMSKETLAILTNKELIAVNQDKLGIQGFKYSAEEGLEVWVKPLSDGNWAITFLNRSDVAKKINFDWKKHSIKDADFGYEADFNKTVFKLKDLWKNKEIGNTKKNFQADIASHDVITLRLIP; this is encoded by the coding sequence ATGAAGAGAATCATCTTAGTAATTGCCCTGATTATTTCAGGTTTGGCTTTCAGTCAGGGAAATACACATACACAGGGAGCAGGTAAATTTGAAGGTCTGGCAATGACACCTCCAATGGGTTGGAATTCATGGAATACTTTTGAAACTAATATCGATGAGAAACTAGTAAAAGAAACCGCTGATATTATGGTTTCATCAGGAATGGCAGCTGCAGGATATAATTATATAGTACTTGATGATGGATGGATGACCAAAGAACGAGATGCAAACGGAGATTTGGTTCCGGATCCGGTTAAGTTTCCAAGTGGAATGAAAGCTGTTATTGAGTATGTACACAGTAAAGGTTTAAAGTTTGGTTTGTATAATTGTGCAGGAACTCAAACGTGTGCAGGATATCCGGGAACCCGTGGTTATGAATATCAGGATGCCCGTTTTTATGCTAAACTCGGAATTGATTTTTTAAAATATGATTGGTGTAATACGCAAGGAATTACTGCCAAAGAAGCTTACACAACTATGAGTAATGCACTTAAAACGGCTGGTAAACCAATTGTTTTTAGTCTTTGCGAATGGGGAGACAATCAGCCATGGGAATGGGGAAAACCAGTGGGAAATCTTTGGAGAATTTCTGGGGATATTTACCCATGTTTTGATTGCGAATATAAACATGTAGAAGGAAATTGGTCTTCCTGGGGATTTATGAAAATAATCGAGATGCGAAAAGACATCCGTAAATATTCAGGCCCGGATCATTGGAATGATTTTGATATGATGGAAGTGGGTGACGGTATGACGAACATCGAAGATAAATCTCATTTTGCCATGTGGTGTATGATGGCTTCGCCTTTAATTACAGGAAATGATTTCAGAAAAATGTCAAAAGAAACATTAGCAATTTTAACCAATAAGGAACTGATTGCGGTGAATCAGGATAAATTGGGAATCCAGGGATTTAAATATTCTGCGGAAGAGGGTTTGGAAGTTTGGGTAAAACCTTTATCAGATGGAAATTGGGCAATTACTTTTTTAAACAGAAGTGATGTTGCTAAAAAAATTAATTTTGATTGGAAAAAACATTCCATTAAAGATGCTGATTTTGGTTATGAAGCCGATTTTAATAAAACGGTTTTTAAGCTAAAAGATCTTTGGAAGAATAAAGAAATCGGAAATACAAAAAAGAATTTTCAGGCCGATATTGCTTCTCATGATGTAATTACATTAAGGTTAATTCCGTAA
- a CDS encoding glycoside hydrolase family 5 protein — protein MKSKAKFYTITMLLVFCVSKAQFVKHHGRLHVQGTQLTDQNNNPIVLRGMSFGWHSMWPRFYNEKAVSWLKKDFYCNVVRAAMGVELGQLSYMKDPEFSKDKIEAVVNGAIKSDIYVIIDWHSHNINLKEATKFFNEMSKKYAKYPNIIYEIFNEPDHESWPEIKAYAEEIIKVIRKNDPDNIILVGSPHWDQDVDLPAADPIKGYDNIMYTMHFYAATHAKELRDRTDEAIKKGLPIFISESAGMEASGDGPLNMKAWQEYIDWMESRKLSWITWSVSDKDETCSVLKKSAKSEGKWKNEDLKEAGIKAREFLRKYNTQE, from the coding sequence ATGAAATCAAAAGCTAAATTTTATACCATTACTATGTTGCTAGTATTTTGTGTTTCAAAAGCACAATTTGTAAAGCATCATGGACGGCTTCATGTACAGGGAACTCAATTGACAGATCAAAATAATAATCCAATTGTATTGAGAGGAATGAGTTTTGGCTGGCATAGTATGTGGCCGAGATTTTATAATGAGAAAGCGGTAAGCTGGTTAAAAAAGGATTTTTATTGTAATGTGGTACGTGCAGCGATGGGTGTCGAACTTGGTCAACTGTCGTATATGAAAGATCCTGAATTTTCAAAAGATAAAATAGAAGCAGTTGTAAATGGAGCAATTAAATCAGATATCTATGTTATTATCGATTGGCATAGTCATAATATAAATCTCAAAGAAGCGACAAAATTTTTTAATGAGATGTCTAAAAAGTATGCTAAATATCCCAATATAATATATGAGATTTTCAATGAACCTGATCACGAAAGTTGGCCGGAAATTAAGGCTTACGCCGAAGAAATAATTAAAGTAATTAGAAAAAATGATCCTGACAACATTATTTTGGTAGGTTCTCCTCATTGGGATCAGGATGTTGATCTTCCAGCGGCAGATCCTATAAAAGGCTATGATAATATAATGTATACCATGCATTTTTACGCGGCAACACATGCTAAGGAACTGCGGGACAGGACAGATGAAGCTATAAAAAAAGGTCTTCCAATATTTATTTCGGAATCCGCAGGAATGGAAGCTTCTGGTGACGGACCTTTAAATATGAAAGCCTGGCAGGAATACATTGATTGGATGGAGAGCCGAAAGTTGAGTTGGATAACATGGTCGGTCTCTGATAAAGATGAAACTTGTTCTGTTCTTAAAAAATCGGCAAAATCAGAAGGGAAGTGGAAGAATGAAGATCTAAAAGAAGCCGGAATAAAAGCTCGTGAGTTTTTACGAAAGTATAATACGCAAGAGTAG
- a CDS encoding outer membrane beta-barrel protein, with the protein MKKVLHILAVMLTSSFAFAQEDTETPVVPATTWGGSADAYYKYDFSKQMNGLTSFTNSQDSFELGMASINAGHTFGKASVFVDLGFGKRAGEFSYNETTDKDITAKFLIKQLFFTYQVTDEFKFVAGSFGTHIGYEVLDAVANKNYSMSYAFSYGPFFNTGIKAQYTSGKFTAMFGITNPTDFKSAMDAGSTQKTYIGQVGYVGETGSAYLNFTSGSSNPASDENKTQFDLVASKTISDSFALGFNATYAKTANDFDSTLDGDWFSLVGYANYSFSPSLLLAYRIEYFDAKDAAPSLGTLTGSNVFANTVSLNYKVGKLTIIPELRYDAASEDIFLDSDALPTGGSFYGLIATTYSF; encoded by the coding sequence ATGAAAAAGGTATTACACATTTTAGCCGTGATGTTAACAAGTTCTTTTGCATTTGCTCAGGAAGATACTGAAACTCCAGTTGTACCAGCGACTACATGGGGAGGATCCGCAGATGCTTACTATAAATATGATTTTTCAAAACAAATGAATGGATTAACGAGCTTTACCAACTCTCAGGATTCATTTGAATTAGGAATGGCATCTATTAATGCAGGACATACTTTCGGAAAAGCTTCTGTATTTGTTGACTTAGGATTCGGAAAAAGAGCAGGTGAATTTTCGTATAATGAAACAACAGACAAAGATATCACAGCAAAATTTTTAATTAAACAATTATTCTTTACTTATCAGGTTACTGATGAATTCAAATTTGTAGCAGGTAGTTTTGGTACACACATAGGTTATGAGGTATTAGATGCTGTCGCAAATAAAAACTACAGTATGTCATATGCATTCTCATACGGACCATTCTTTAATACTGGAATAAAAGCACAATATACTTCAGGTAAGTTTACCGCTATGTTTGGTATAACAAATCCTACCGATTTTAAATCGGCAATGGATGCAGGTTCTACTCAAAAAACATACATTGGGCAAGTAGGATACGTTGGAGAAACGGGTAGCGCATATTTGAATTTCACATCAGGAAGTTCTAATCCTGCATCAGATGAAAACAAGACACAATTTGACCTTGTAGCTTCTAAAACAATAAGCGATTCTTTTGCTTTAGGATTTAATGCTACTTATGCTAAAACTGCAAATGATTTTGACAGTACTTTAGATGGTGATTGGTTTTCATTAGTTGGATATGCTAATTATTCATTTAGCCCATCTTTATTATTGGCTTACAGAATAGAATATTTTGATGCTAAAGATGCTGCTCCAAGTTTAGGAACATTGACAGGATCAAATGTATTTGCAAATACAGTTTCATTAAACTATAAAGTTGGAAAACTAACCATTATTCCTGAGTTAAGATACGATGCTGCATCAGAAGATATCTTTTTAGATAGCGATGCGCTTCCAACAGGTGGATCTTTCTACGGATTAATAGCTACAACATACTCTTTCTAG